In Mustela nigripes isolate SB6536 chromosome 12, MUSNIG.SB6536, whole genome shotgun sequence, one DNA window encodes the following:
- the LOC132027680 gene encoding olfactory receptor 2W3-like, producing MDWTNESTQGNFILLGFSDRPHLERILFVVILIAYLLTLVGNTTIILVSRLDPKLHTPMYFFLTHLSFLDLSFTTSSIPQLLYNLNGHDKTISYTGCAIQLFLFLGLGGVECLLLAVMAYDRFVAVCKPLHYMVIMNPQLCLGLVSIAWGCGVVNSLIMSPMTLWLPRCGYYKVDHFLCEMPALIRMACVNTAAVEGIAFILAVGIVLSPLVFILVSYGYIVRAVLSIQSSSGRHKVFNTCGSHLTVVSLFYGNIIYMYMQPGTSSSKDQGKFLTLFYNIVTPLLNPLIYTLRNKEVKGALRRLVLGNLGLKKRV from the coding sequence ATGGATTGGACCAATGAGAGCACCCAGGGAAATTTCATCCTTTTGGGGTTTTCTGACCGCCCCCATCTGGAGAGGATCCTCTTTGTGGTCATCTTGATTGCATATCTCCTGACCCTTGTGGGCAACACCACCATCATCCTGGTGTCCCGGTTGGACCCCAAACTCCACACTcctatgtacttcttcctcaCCCACCTATCCTTCCTGGACCTCAGTTTCACCACCAGCTCCATCCCTCAGCTGCTCTATAACCTGAATGGGCATGACAAGACCATCAGCTACACAGGCTGTGCCATCCAGCTCTTCCTGTTTCTGGGCCTGGGTGGTGTAGAGTGCCTGCTCCTGGCGGTCATGGCGTATGACCGGTTTGTTGCAGTCTGCAAGCCCCTTCACTACATGGTGATCATGAATCCACAACTCTGCTTAGGCTTGGTGTCAATAGCCTGGGGCTGTGGAGTGGTCAACTCTTTGATCATGTCTCCAATGACTCTGTGGCTGCCCCGCTGTGGGTACTACAAAGTCGACCACTTCCTGTGTGAAATGCCTGCTCTGATCCGGATGGCCTGTGTCAATACAGCTGCTGTTGAAGGCATTGCCTTTATTTTGGCCGTGGGCATTGTTCTGTCACCCTTGGTGTTCATCCTGGTCTCCTATGGCTACATTGTGAGAGCTGTATTAAGTATCCAGTCATCCTCAGGGAGGCACAAAGTCTTCAACACCTGTGGCTCCCATCTCACAGTGGTCTCCCTCTTTTACGGGAACATCATTTACATGTACATGCAACCAGGAACCAGCTCCTCCAAAGACCAAGGAAAGTTTCTCACTCTTTTCTACAACATTGTCACACCACTCCTGAATCCCCTAATCTACACACTCAGAAACAAAGAGGTGAAGGGGGCATTAAGAAGATTGGTTTTGGGAAATCTAGGTTTAAAGAAGAGAGTTTAA